The Silvanigrella paludirubra genome contains a region encoding:
- a CDS encoding phosphatase domain-containing protein — protein MKYIFYALSVILSLYFANSAFSQKFIIITDVDDTIKITKVMVSNKDFIENGIKTKMFFNMNTLFQKFMENNDSLNSTPSRNILYVTGAPGILGYPALHFLQANHFPMATESNFIGKQTPSIDKNYIINKIREIKNSSSANENLPQEAMFPFATSSKFINKKINESIYNGKVSSIKPIIENNPDAYFILLGDNGQLDPDVYKQMQLLYPNRVYTFIHYAYEGPSDNKIVNYSKNIVRKRYEIYQNQIPFFTVSDLALQFYKLGVINRNDLLEILNTSILAIDPIYYSNSDKHIFLNNQKLIYDSWMTGCLGFMNSEWNRLVSNAVINDAELSEKFFYFNQLITNNSGCNPYK, from the coding sequence ATGAAATATATTTTTTATGCTTTATCAGTTATTTTATCTTTATATTTTGCAAATTCAGCTTTCTCTCAAAAATTTATTATTATTACTGACGTAGACGATACGATAAAAATAACTAAAGTTATGGTAAGTAATAAAGATTTTATTGAAAATGGAATTAAGACTAAAATGTTTTTTAATATGAATACTCTTTTTCAAAAATTCATGGAAAACAATGATAGCTTAAACTCAACTCCTTCTAGAAATATTTTGTATGTTACAGGAGCGCCTGGAATATTAGGGTATCCAGCTCTTCATTTTCTTCAAGCTAACCATTTTCCAATGGCGACTGAATCGAATTTTATAGGAAAGCAGACTCCTAGTATAGATAAAAATTATATTATCAATAAAATAAGAGAAATTAAAAATTCATCTTCAGCCAATGAAAATTTACCACAGGAAGCTATGTTTCCATTTGCAACAAGTTCTAAATTTATAAATAAGAAAATAAATGAAAGTATTTATAATGGAAAAGTTAGTTCTATCAAACCAATAATTGAGAATAATCCCGATGCTTATTTTATATTATTAGGTGATAATGGACAACTTGATCCTGATGTATATAAACAAATGCAATTATTATATCCAAATAGAGTATATACATTTATTCACTATGCTTATGAAGGTCCAAGTGATAATAAAATTGTTAATTATTCAAAAAATATTGTCAGAAAAAGATACGAAATATATCAAAATCAAATACCATTTTTTACCGTTTCTGATTTAGCACTTCAATTTTATAAATTAGGTGTCATTAATAGAAATGATCTATTAGAAATATTAAATACTTCTATTTTAGCAATTGATCCAATTTATTACAGCAACAGTGATAAACATATCTTTTTGAATAACCAAAAGTTAATTTATGACTCATGGATGACAGGTTGCTTAGGATTTATGAATTCAGAATGGAACAGACTTGTATCTAATGCAGTTATAAATGACGCAGAATTAAGTGAAAAATTCTTTTATTTTAATCAATTAATTACGAATAATTCAGGATGTAATCCTTATAAATGA
- a CDS encoding phytanoyl-CoA dioxygenase family protein, with protein MNLDLYSKQLDKDGIVVIPNVFTLAQLKNFNDAATEKFNEVKKIVSQCSGKEKEYITAYDKIYYNKKLHYDAPDGTNIIELAKGRYDFSLNTSNGIFSSNEFLNPEPVGTLIKLKLKSQYSQHAGGVPAVPNSDNGPWHRDIYPFFDNSEDINRNYDDSIEIKLMPPFYFTLLIPLEKMMPNNGSTEFILSSHKSSYEESKNLPRFQTEVDAGSVILFDGRIFHRGRENQSIEPRMVLYQVFHKNWYNDY; from the coding sequence ATGAATTTAGATCTATACTCAAAACAACTTGATAAAGATGGAATCGTTGTTATTCCAAATGTATTCACACTTGCACAGCTAAAAAATTTCAACGATGCTGCAACTGAAAAATTCAATGAAGTAAAAAAAATAGTCAGTCAATGCAGTGGAAAAGAAAAAGAATATATTACAGCATATGATAAAATATATTATAATAAAAAACTTCATTATGATGCACCAGATGGTACAAATATTATTGAACTAGCAAAAGGACGTTATGATTTTAGTTTAAATACTTCAAACGGAATTTTTTCTTCGAATGAATTTTTAAATCCAGAACCTGTCGGCACTTTAATTAAATTAAAATTAAAATCTCAGTACTCTCAACATGCTGGAGGTGTTCCCGCTGTTCCTAATTCAGACAATGGTCCCTGGCACAGGGATATTTACCCTTTTTTTGATAATAGTGAAGATATAAATCGAAATTATGATGACTCTATTGAAATAAAATTAATGCCTCCTTTTTATTTTACATTGCTTATTCCATTAGAAAAAATGATGCCTAACAACGGTTCTACAGAATTTATTTTATCCTCACATAAAAGTTCTTATGAAGAATCTAAAAATCTTCCCAGATTTCAAACTGAAGTTGATGCGGGATCCGTAATCTTATTTGATGGGAGAATATTTCACCGAGGTAGGGAAAATCAATCCATTGAACCAAGAATGGTACTTTATCAAGTATTTCATAAAAATTGGTACAACGATTATTAA
- a CDS encoding MFS transporter: MKQTTKVMIVVTLALFTDGLLYGLIIPLLPYSPAKLSEDWMYEILSASYALGVIISTPITGYLSDRIGRRYPMIMGVLIQAFAILIFSNTTHFSFLLVAKLAQGIAASTTWTSGLALITDHFTDKRAQMLGYALLGNTIGLVIGPLLGGFLFEKFNFQFPFIIAACFMLMDIFLRLNWIENIRSNITVSLKELYYLVKDKTVLVTSAIIFMGSWCWCVLEPLFPLYLKNDSLATSTQIGALFTISCLIYGISCPLIGYITDRFGSWKIMIFGLFLLSLTIPLLCLSKNLFKAGLALTLVNIAYGFALNPTLSELSTVADRRKVGAYATTYAIYNVSYSLGMFGSNLTNGLLAHFFSISTTFLLVGVALFLCIFIFLFSNASIRTVKDH, translated from the coding sequence ATGAAGCAAACAACAAAAGTAATGATCGTTGTAACATTAGCTCTTTTTACCGATGGATTGTTATATGGGTTAATCATTCCTCTTTTACCATATTCGCCCGCAAAACTTTCTGAAGATTGGATGTATGAAATTCTAAGTGCTAGTTATGCTCTAGGAGTAATTATCTCTACTCCAATAACGGGTTATCTTTCCGACCGTATAGGGCGTCGTTATCCCATGATCATGGGAGTTCTAATTCAGGCTTTTGCAATTTTAATTTTTTCAAACACGACACATTTTTCTTTTTTACTTGTTGCTAAACTTGCCCAAGGAATTGCTGCATCTACAACATGGACATCTGGTTTAGCACTTATTACAGATCATTTTACAGATAAGCGTGCTCAAATGCTTGGATATGCTTTGCTTGGCAATACAATTGGCTTGGTCATTGGTCCTTTGCTAGGAGGGTTTCTTTTTGAAAAATTTAATTTTCAATTCCCTTTTATTATTGCCGCATGCTTTATGTTAATGGACATTTTTCTTCGTTTAAATTGGATAGAAAATATTCGTAGCAATATAACTGTTTCTTTAAAAGAACTTTATTATTTAGTAAAAGATAAAACCGTTCTTGTTACCTCTGCAATTATTTTTATGGGATCATGGTGCTGGTGTGTTTTAGAGCCTTTATTTCCTCTTTATCTTAAAAATGATTCATTAGCCACTTCTACACAAATTGGAGCCTTATTTACAATAAGTTGTTTAATTTATGGAATAAGCTGTCCATTAATTGGTTATATTACAGATCGTTTTGGTTCTTGGAAAATTATGATATTTGGACTTTTTTTATTATCATTAACAATTCCGTTACTTTGTTTATCAAAAAATCTATTTAAAGCAGGTCTTGCACTTACTTTAGTTAATATTGCTTACGGATTTGCTTTAAATCCGACTTTATCTGAATTAAGTACTGTTGCTGATAGAAGAAAAGTTGGAGCATACGCAACAACATATGCTATTTACAATGTTTCTTATTCTTTAGGTATGTTTGGAAGTAATTTAACAAATGGATTGTTAGCTCATTTCTTTTCTATTTCTACGACTTTCCTATTAGTTGGAGTTGCTTTATTTTTATGTATTTTTATATTTTTATTTTCAAATGCATCAATACGAACTGTTAAAGACCATTAA
- a CDS encoding TetR/AcrR family transcriptional regulator, whose translation MIKKRAYNTESRKIQAIETKTRVLASAKNLFITKGFDNVTMDEIAKIAGVSTPSVYSFFKSKQGVIRSIMDEALEKEKFEELVQKVTQIKTLKGRLEISAKISRRLYDAEKDQINSFRNTSVLGPEFKAIEKEREERRYQRQEKTLKEVANEESLAEGINLKKAREILWAFTGRDIYRLLVIDKEWTSDEYEKWLAHSLIKLIAK comes from the coding sequence ATGATTAAAAAAAGAGCATACAATACGGAATCACGAAAAATTCAGGCAATTGAAACAAAAACGCGTGTATTAGCTTCAGCTAAAAATCTTTTTATTACTAAAGGTTTTGACAATGTAACAATGGATGAAATAGCAAAAATCGCAGGGGTTTCAACGCCCTCTGTTTATTCTTTTTTCAAATCAAAACAGGGTGTAATTCGATCGATAATGGATGAGGCTCTTGAAAAAGAAAAATTTGAAGAACTTGTACAAAAGGTAACACAAATAAAAACCTTAAAAGGGCGCTTAGAGATTTCAGCAAAAATTTCAAGAAGACTATATGATGCTGAAAAAGATCAAATAAATTCTTTTAGAAATACTTCTGTTTTAGGCCCCGAATTTAAAGCAATAGAAAAAGAAAGAGAAGAAAGAAGATATCAAAGGCAAGAAAAAACCTTAAAAGAAGTAGCAAATGAAGAATCTCTTGCAGAAGGAATTAACTTAAAAAAAGCAAGAGAAATTCTTTGGGCGTTTACTGGGCGCGATATTTACAGGTTACTTGTGATAGATAAAGAGTGGACTTCAGATGAATATGAAAAATGGCTTGCACATAGTTTAATCAAACTTATAGCAAAATAA